A window of Streptomyces sp. DG1A-41 contains these coding sequences:
- a CDS encoding EamA/RhaT family transporter → MSAENDGPLAPRPEPLRFFGTTWLNHDNGYTARRIGVAIGSLAAAVVSCLVLRLAYQGLRIAAIGSFVTLLMVVMFAICSALAFRHTWDGFTRRPDPDRQASLRSLLTIGFVGSLLAYFFRSLTEAPGERLRREEYEAARKHHEKRTTRRSGNPSKMRRRA, encoded by the coding sequence GTGAGCGCAGAGAACGACGGCCCCCTCGCCCCCCGCCCCGAGCCCCTCCGTTTCTTCGGCACGACCTGGCTGAACCACGACAACGGCTACACAGCCCGCCGCATCGGCGTCGCCATCGGTTCACTCGCCGCCGCAGTCGTCTCCTGCCTCGTCCTCCGCCTCGCCTACCAGGGCCTCCGGATCGCCGCGATCGGCAGCTTCGTGACCCTGCTCATGGTCGTGATGTTCGCGATCTGTAGCGCGTTGGCCTTCCGCCACACCTGGGACGGCTTCACCCGCCGCCCCGACCCCGACCGCCAGGCGTCCCTCCGCTCCCTCCTGACCATCGGTTTCGTCGGCTCCCTCCTCGCGTACTTCTTCCGCTCCCTCACCGAGGCCCCCGGCGAAAGGCTCCGCCGCGAGGAGTACGAGGCAGCTCGCAAGCACCACGAGAAGCGCACGACCCGCCGCTCGGGCAACCCGTCGAAGATGCGCCGCCGCGCATAA